The Henckelia pumila isolate YLH828 chromosome 2, ASM3356847v2, whole genome shotgun sequence genome includes a window with the following:
- the LOC140883534 gene encoding pentatricopeptide repeat-containing protein At4g04370: MNAFKSQLFQSPKSPPVATTKWFNSSINRLSVEGFHRQVVLIFASMLNSTTAAPDAFTYPSLLKSCTSLNLFNLGLSLHQHLFVSGFSSDPYISSSLINFYAKFKNAQYARRVFDMMPQRNIVPWTAIIGCYSRAGDMGNAFFLYNSMQYEGVQPSSITILTMLSGVTVSVHLDILHSCIIKRCYTWDIALMNCMLSVYAKCRRVEDAEELFELLDDKDAVSWNSLINAYSIVGNLTGVSKLFNRMRYENAEPDEHTFGALVSAAVNDGSVEVGKIMHGQVLTSGFGMNKQLQTSLVVMYSRCGQLDDATQIFKSAGDKDAVSWTAMISGLAQNDSADKALQVFRQMLVLKVMPSTATMACVLASCGQLGSVKLGTSIHCYILRQRMVVDISTQNSLVSMYAKCGHLEQSLAVFRLMEERDKVSWNAIVAGYAQSGYLTTALYLFDEMRLVNEQPDSVTVISLLQSCASLGACHQGKWIHNFVVRSSLGPCIRIGTALVDMYAKCGELDSARKCFESMPQHDTISWSTIIAGYGTHGKGETALEMYSKFLKNKLVPNDVIFLSVLYACSHNGLVDHGMSLFESMKNEHNVKPKLEHCACIVDLLCRAGRIQDSYNFYKKMFPEPVSDVLGIILDSCRRNGEIEIGAIIAKEISELEPVDAGKYVQLAHSFASMAKWDGVGESWAQMRSLGLRKVPGWSSIEMQGSITPFFNHHSSHPQYANIVSLLRKLTNDMTEPVLSSECEDVIVFDPEVLGK, encoded by the coding sequence ATGAACGCCTTCAAATCCCAACTCTTTCAGTCTCCGAAGTCGCCACCAGTAGCCACCACGAAATGGTTCAATTCCAGTATCAATCGCCTCTCCGTGGAAGGATTCCACCGCCAAGTCGTCCTCATATTCGCATCCATGCTCAACTCCACCACCGCCGCTCCGGATGCCTTCACATACCCTTCCCTTCTCAAGTCTTGCACGTCCCTTAACCTCTTCAACCTCGGCCTCTCGCTCCACCAGCATCTTTTCGTTAGTGGGTTTTCCTCAGACCCCTACATTTCCTCTTCGCTGATAAATTTCTATGCAAAGTTCAAGAACGCTCAATATGCCCGAAGGGTGTTTGATATGATGCCTCAGAGAAATATAGTCCCCTGGACTGCAATCATTGGGTGTTATTCTCGTGCTGGAGATATGGGAAATGCATTTTTTTTGTATAATTCTATGCAGTATGAAGGGGTTCAACCTAGTTCGATTACTATTTTGACCATGCTCTCTGGCGTGACAGTGAGTGTTCACTTGGATATTTTGCATTCTTGCATAATAAAGAGGTGTTATACATGGGATATAGCACTGATGAATTGTATGTTGAGCGTGTACGCCAAGTGTAGAAGAGTAGAAGATGCGGAGGAGCTTTTTGAATTGTTGGACGATAAGGATGCTGTTTCTTGGAATAGCTTGATCAATGCCTATTCTATTGTTGGAAATCTTACTGGGGTTTCAAAGCTTTTCAATAGAATGAGATACGAAAATGCGGAGCCTGATGAACACACTTTTGGGGCATTGGTGTCTGCGGCTGTCAATGATGGTAGTGTTGAAGTGGGAAAAATCATGCATGGACAGGTTTTGACTTCCGGTTTTGGAATGAATAAACAGTTACAAACATCTCTCGTAGTTATGTATTCAAGATGTGGACAGTTGGACGATGCGACGCAAATATTTAAAAGCGCAGGTGATAAAGATGCGGTATCTTGGACTGCAATGATATCTGGACTTGCACAGAATGATTCTGCAGACAAGGCATTGCAAGTATTTCGGCAAATGCTGGTTTTGAAGGTTATGCCATCTACTGCAACCATGGCTTGCGTTCTTGCATCCTGCGGGCAATTGGGGTCTGTCAAACTTGGAACTTCAATTCACTGCTACATACTTAGGCAGCGAATGGTGGTAGATATTTCAACCCAAAATTCTCTTGTTAGTATGTATGCAAAATGTGGCCATTTGGAGCAGAGTTTAGCTGTTTTTCGCTTGATGGAAGAAAGAGATAAAGTTTCTTGGAATGCCATTGTTGCTGGTTACGCGCAGAGTGGATATTTAACTACAGCCTTGTATTTATTCGATGAGATGAGGCTAGTTAACGAACAACCTGATTCTGTCACAGTAATCTCCCTTCTTCAATCATGTGCTTCTTTGGGAGCATGCCATCAAGGAAAGTGGATTCACAACTTTGTTGTTAGAAGTTCTCTTGGACCATGCATCAGGATAGGTACAGCCTTGGTTGATATGTATGCTAAATGCGGTGAGTTGGATTCTGCCAGAAAGTGCTTTGAAAGTATGCCACAGCACGATACAATTTCGTGGAGCACTATTATTGCAGGATATGGTACTCATGGCAAAGGGGAGACTGCTTTGGAGATGTACTCCAAATTTCTGAAGAACAAGCTCGTACCGAATGATGTCATTTTCTTATCTGTCTTATACGCATGTAGTCATAATGGACTTGTGGACCATGGAATGAGCTTGTTTGAGTCAATGAAAAATGAGCATAATGTTAAACCAAAGCTTGAACACTGTGCATGCATAGTTGATCTCCTTTGCCGAGCTGGTAGGATTCAAGATTCATATAACTTCTACAAGAAGATGTTCCCAGAACCAGTTAGTGATGTTCTGGGCATAATACTTGATTCCTGTCGAAGAAATGGTGAAATAGAGATTGGGGCCATCATCGCCAAAGAAATATCGGAATTGGAGCCTGTAGATGCTGGTAAATATGTGCAACTAGCTCACAGCTTTGCTTCAATGGCTAAATGGGATGGTGTTGGGGAATCTTGGGCTCAAATGAGATCTCTTGGTCTGAGAAAGGTACCCGGTTGGAGTTCTATTGAAATGCAAGGATCGATCACCCCCTTTTTCAACCACCATAGTTCACATCCTCAATATGCAAACATAGTTTCCTTATTGCGGAAATTGACTAATGACATGACGGAACCGGTGTTGAGTTCAGAATGTGAAGATGTTATTGTCTTTGACCCCGAGGTGCTCGGAAAATGA
- the LOC140879846 gene encoding calcium permeable stress-gated cation channel 1-like has translation MATFGDIGVAAGINILSALVFLVAFAILRLQPFNDRVYFPKWYLKGLRSSPVHSGAYVSKFVNLDWRSYVRFLNWVPDALRMPEPELIDHAGLDSAVYLRIYLLGLKIFVPVALLAWAILVPVNWTNNTLAISEATDKLEYSDIDKLSISNIPYGSKRFWTHIVMAYAFTFWTCYTLKKEYAAVATMRLHFLASERRRPDQFTVLVRNVPPDLDESVSESVEHFFLVNHPNHYLTHQVVINANKLAKLIEEKKSKENWLDYYQLKYSRNQSQRPMTKTGFLGFWGEKVDAIDHQTSEIQRLSKEIDEERLRVKTDPDCIMPAAFVSFKTRWGAAVCAQTQQSRNPTVWLTEWASEPRDVYWNNLAIPYVSLTVRRLIASVAFFFLTFFFMIPITIVQSLANIEGIEKRAPFLKRVIELHFIKSFIQGFLPGIVLKIFLIVLPSILMIMSKFEGFLSISSLERRSALRYYTFNFVNVFLVSVIAGTAFQQLNTFLHQSANEIPKTIGAAIPMKATFFITYSMIDGWAGVAGEILRLKPLIFFHLKNSFLVKTDKDREEAMDPGSIGFNTGEPQIQLYFLLGLVYAVVTPVLLPFILVFFVLAYVVFRHQIINVYNQQYESAAAFWPDVHGRIISALVFSQLILMGLLSTKGAAQSTPFLIALPVLTISFQRYCKARYEPAFVFYPLQEAMMKDTLERAREPNLNLKAYLRNAYVHPAFKNDEGVEDYDDIEDGKLAASVLVPTKRQSRRNTPEPSKTSSTSSLDCP, from the exons ATGGCTACTTTTGGAGACATAGGGGTTGCAGCAGGCATAAATATACTTTCTGCTTTGGTTTTCCTCGTGGCATTTGCCATCCTTCGGCTGCAGCCATTTAATGACAGAGTATATTTTCCCAAATGGTACCTCAAGGGTTTGAGAAGCAGTCCCGTGCATTCAGGCGCTTATGTGAGCAAATTCGTTAATTTGGACTGGCGATCATATGTTAGGTTTTTGAATTGGGTGCCAGATGCTCTGAGAATGCCAGAGCCAGAGCTCATTGATCATGCCGGGCTGGATTCAGCTGTCTATTTAAGAATTTACTTGCTGGG ACTAAAAATTTTTGTTCCCGTGGCATTGCTAGCTTGGGCTATCCTAGTGCCAGTAAACTGGACGAACAACACCTTGGCTATATCTGAAGCAACGGACAAGCTAGAGTACAGTGATATCGACAAGCTTTCTATTTCAAACATTCCATATGGTTCAAAAAG GTTTTGGACTCATATTGTGATGGCCTATGCCTTTACATTTTGGACATGCTACACTCTAAAAAAGGAGTACGCAGCCGTTGCAACAATGCGCTTGCACTTTCTTGCTTCTGAAAGACGTCGTCCTGATCAATTCACG GTTCTGGTTAGAAATGTGCCTCCTGATCTTGATGAATCGGTGTCGGAATCTGTGGAGCATTTTTTCTTGGTCAACCATCCAAATCATTATCTGACTCATCAG GTTGTCATTAATGCCAATAAACTTGCTAAACTGATCGAGGAGAAAAAAAGCAAGGAAAATTGGCTCGACTATTACCAGTTAAAGTATTCAAGAAATCAATCACAACGCCCAATGACAAAG ACTGGTTTCCTTGGCTTTTGGGGAGAGAAAGTGGATGCAATTGATCATCAGACATCTGAAATTCAGAGACTCTCAAAAGAA ATAGATGAAGAACGGCTGAGGGTGAAAACTGATCCTGATTGCATTATGCCAGCTGCGTTTGTCTCCTTCAAAACTCGTTGGGGTGCTGCTGTTTGTGCTCAAACACAGCAATCAAGAAATCCAACTGTGTGGTTAACCGAGTGGGCTTCGGAGCCACGTGATGTCTACTGGAATAACCTGGCAATACCCTATGTTTCACTGACTGTTAGGAGGCTTATTGCTTCTGTTGCATTTTTCTTCCTAACATTCTTTTTCATGATCCCTATTACCATTGTGCAATCTCTTGCGAATATTGAGGGTATAGAGAAAAGGGCACCATTTCTCAAGCGGGTTATTGAACT ACATTTTATCAAGTCTTTCATCCAGGGTTTTTTACCTGGGATTGTTCTGAAGATTTTCCTTATTGTGCTGCCATCCATATTGATGATCATGTCCAAATTTGAGGGATTTCTGTCCATTTCATCCCTGGAGAGAAGATCAGCATTGAGATATTATACCTTCAACTTTGTGAATGTTTTCCTTGTGAGCGTAATAGCAGGAACAGCTtttcaacaactcaatacttTTCTTCATCAGTCTGCCAAcga GATTCCTAAAACTATTGGTGCTGCAATTCCCATGAAAGCCACTTTCTTCATCACTTATTCAATGATAGATGGATGGGCTGGTGTAGCGGGAGAAATCTTGAGATTGAAACCTCTGATATTCTTTCATTTAAAGAACTCTTTCTTGGTGAAGACTGACAAGGATAGAGAGGAGGCAATGGATCCAGGGAGCATTGGCTTTAATACTGGGGAACCTCAGATACAATTATATTTTCTACTAGGCCTTGTTTATGCTGTTGTGACACCAGTTCTGCTTCCATTCATATTGGTTTTCTTTGTGCTGGCTTATGTCGTGTTCCGCCATCAG ATCATAAATGTGTACAACCAACAGTACGAAAGCGCTGCAGCCTTTTGGCCAGATGTCCATGGACGCATAATATCAGCTCTGGTCTTCTCCCAGCTAATTCTAATGGGATTGCTAAGCACAAAAGGAGCCGCTCAATCCACTCCATTCTTAATTGCACTTCCTGTGTTGACCATCTCATTTCAAAGATACTGCAAAGCCCGTTATGAGCCGGCTTTTGTCTTCTATCCTTTACAG GAAGCAATGATGAAAGATACTTTAGAACGAGCACGAGAACCGAACCTAAATTTAAAAGCCTATCTGCGAAATGCTTATGTTCACCCAGCTTTTAAAAATGACGAGGGTgttgaagattatgatgatatAGAAGATGGGAAGTTAGCTGCAAGTGTTCTAGTGCCTACGAAACGCCAGTCTCGGAGAAATACGCCAGAACCAAGTAAAACAAGCAGCACTTCCTCGTTGGATTGTCCCTGA
- the LOC140884215 gene encoding chaperonin-like RBCX protein 1, chloroplastic produces MRNMIGAATSMESSSFLPQISQHTFFPQKPCKSRNTTTTSHSTRIKCQKMYVPGFGEASPESKAAKHLHDFFTYIAVRIVNAQLESYNFEAHAELQEFLEKHPLNDGDKFCADLMRESSSHKALALRILEVRSAYCKNDFEWDNLKRLASEMVEARNTRLMRDYVSETILPTENDS; encoded by the exons ATGAGAAATATGATAGGTGCAGCAACATCCATGGAGTCATCCTCCTTCCTTCCCCAAATCTCTCAGCACACATTTTTCCCACAAAAACCCTGCAAATCGAGGAATACTACCACTACTTCACATTCCACACGTATCAAATGCCAAAAGATGTATGTTCCTG GATTTGGGGAAGCATCCCCGGAGTCCAAAGCAGCGAAACACCTCCATGACTTTTTCACATACATTGCTGTTAGAATTGTTAATGCACAACTTGAG AGCTACAACTTTGAGGCGCATGCAGAACTGCAAGAGTTTCTTGAAAAACACCCTCTGAATGATGGGGATAAGTTCTGTGCTGATTTGATGAGGGAATCATCCAGCCACAAAGCCTTAG CTCTGCGCATTTTAGAG GTTCGATCCGCGTATTGCAAGAACGATTTCGAATGGGACAACTTGAAGCGCCTGGCATCTGAG ATGGTGGAGGCACGTAATACTAGATTGATGAGGGATTATGTGTCCGAAACTATTCTTCCTACGGAGAACGACAGCTAG